The Zygotorulaspora mrakii chromosome 3, complete sequence genome includes a region encoding these proteins:
- a CDS encoding uncharacterized protein (similar to Saccharomyces cerevisiae YKL050C and YMR031C; ancestral locus Anc_2.590), with protein sequence MSLVSTVNDQERNEILLAGAKTGSSIRDRKGGVYQTSGEPLSKEALYRAKLKYGVYESPATKTSTGVVEPRMASDIAANLANDNKVVITAYKRLYVDPGAASAATKVGVRGLEPVKKIEVAKIHEGSQSAATRAYSLVSNDSRTKKVTKSGSSTASRSRAHSLSSATHAYNANAQAVSAQQEKVNPKPKPLNMSKVLSGAERQAEKRIHDRTTPSRENFSYGLRTDAPNKAAGNSVLLTKEALQRMSSRIESSVIEREADPYRLAENAAFAVRNIDPKTLMDPEYQENEKKREEYLKLLTSQQVLARARENAEKELKLIEAMDHNKLLFGNEKFNEAALEHVKKNNEKKLPYQNKINMGGGLWLAPDEIDNIAKNMVSPLLGEVSERADNQRATDLDIKERTDAYKQGYAEWISLQTTKLRNNETYVASSESRIAKEKQGAQDKATKRFASLIRKNDEKLAEINKELEETTQLQSNLETELQQLLKSKAKENEAMIANFDQSIDKDLEEARKEQEELLKPYHDAVQEAEEEHERLIAEKETINIEISKLHKSIDNHNVMLLKYQRGIVSYDEQQEQEIGNLETLGQTKDELHEDLNLNVIKQAREVKEQAAISTEEARLKQLEVEMIVNERKSQLNATEIELKKEQLKMLEVMKDAAEARGDEKLDEERIKVLIGMPYDEFIKQHKDLQTSVAEELKNPPVSEDLDEEDEVDEDLGKNVKENDQSIVDSNQSVVAASGVIDGTTPTHAVQSKPGEAENTKTEVKTTEAKADEPTWSEKFFIGSENAKRKKVLDKQTAPAGSALTKSSPTKDDPVKNNLAPTFSGFSQGSIADDVPNAKEATQESDDIHNSSEPEEKNKDSYFKEVF encoded by the coding sequence ATGTCACTTGTTTCCACTGTGAACGACCAAGAACGTAATGAAATTCTTCTTGCGGGTGCGAAGACTGGTAGCAGCATCCGCGATAGGAAAGGTGGGGTTTATCAGACTTCAGGAGAACCTTTGAGCAAAGAGGCGCTCTACAGAGCCAAGTTGAAATATGGAGTGTATGAGTCCCCAGCTACCAAGACGAGTACTGGAGTTGTCGAGCCAAGAATGGCATCAGACATCGCTGCGAACTTGGCAAATGACAATAAAGTGGTTATCACGGCTTACAAGAGACTTTATGTGGACCCAGGTGCTGCCAGCGCAGCAACCAAAGTTGGTGTCAGGGGTTTGGAGCCCGTGAAAAAGATAGAAGTGGCAAAAATCCACGAGGGTTCACAGTCAGCAGCAACCAGAGCTTATTCACTGGTGTCCAACGATAGTAGGACCAAAAAAGTTACAAAGAGTGGTAGTTCAACTGCAAGCCGTAGTAGAGCACACTCTTTATCGTCTGCGACACACGCCTACAATGCAAACGCACAGGCTGTGAGCGCCCAGCAGGAAAAGGTCAACCCAAAACCAAAGCCATTGAATATGTCTAAAGTTCTTTCCGGCGCTGAAAGACAAgctgaaaagagaattcaTGACAGGACAACACCTTCTCGCGAGAACTTTTCTTATGGTCTGAGAACTGATGCTCCAAATAAAGCAGCGGGCAATAGCGTCCTATTGACCAAGGAAGCCTTGCAAAGAATGTCTTCTAGAATCGAAAGTTCGGTTATCGAAAGGGAAGCTGATCCTTACAGACTTGCTGAAAATGCAGCATTTGCAGTCAGGAACATCGATCCTAAAACTTTGATGGATCcagaatatcaagaaaatgagaaaaaaagagaggAGTACTTGAAATTGTTAACTTCACAGCAAGTTCTGGCAAGAGCCCGAGAAAATGCTGAGAAGGAGCTTAAGTTGATTGAAGCAATGGATCATAACAAGTTATTGTTTGGCAAcgaaaaattcaatgaagCTGCTCTGGAACATGTAAAGAagaataatgaaaagaaattacCTTATCAAAATAAGATTAATATGGGTGGCGGGTTATGGCTAGCCCcagatgaaattgataacatCGCCAAGAATATGGTTTCACCTCTATTGGGAGAGGTCTCAGAAAGAGCTGACAATCAACGTGCAACGGACTTGGATATCAAGGAAAGAACTGACGCTTACAAACAAGGTTATGCTGAATGGATATCTTTGCAGACGACTAAACTGCGTAATAACGAAACGTACGTTGCAAGTTCTGAATCTAGAATTGCTAAGGAAAAACAAGGGGCACAGGACAAGGCAACCAAAAGGTTTGCCTCATTGATTaggaaaaatgatgaaaaacttgCTGAAATAAACAaggaattggaagaaaCCACACAACTTCAATCTAATCTGGAAACCGAACTACagcaattgttgaaatcaaaagcTAAAGAGAATGAAGCGATGATAGCAAACTTTGACCAGAGTATTGACAAAGATTTGGAAGAGGCGCGTaaagaacaagaagaacTATTGAAACCGTATCATGATGCCGTTCaagaagcagaagaagaGCATGAAAGATTAATTGCTGAAAAGGAGACAATCAATATcgaaatttcaaaactcCATAAGTCTATCGACAATCACAATGTTatgttgttgaaatatcaaagagGTATTGTGAGCTATGACGAGCAGCAAGAGCAGgaaattggaaatttgGAAACACTTGGCCAGACAAAAGATGAATTACATGAAGATTTAAATCTTAATGTTATTAAGCAAGCTAGAGAAGTTAAAGAACAAGCGGCAATATCCACGGAAGAAGCTCGCTTAAAGCAGTTAGAAGTCGAAATGATAGTAAACGAACGTAAAAGTCAATTGAACGCGACAGAAATTGAGTTGAAGAaggaacaattgaaaatgctgGAGGTAATGAAGGATGCCGCAGAAGCGCGTGGTGACGAAAAGCtggatgaagaaagaatcAAGGTATTGATTGGGATGCCTTATGATGAGTTCATCAAGCAGCACAAAGATTTACAAACTTCCGTGGCAGAAGAACTCAAAAATCCACCAGTAAGTGAAGACCTTGACGAAGAGGACGAGGTTGATGAGGATTTAGGAAAGAATGTGAAGGAGAACGACCAAAGTATTGTCGATTCAAACCAGTCTGTCGTTGCTGCCAGCGGTGTAATCGATGGTACAACTCCAACACACGCAGTTCAAAGTAAACCTGGTGAAGCAGAAAATACTAAAACAGAGGTAAAAACTACCGAGGCAAAGGCTGACGAACCAACATGGTCTGAGAAATTCTTCATTGGATCAGAAAAtgctaaaagaaaaaaggtgCTAGATAAACAAACTGCACCGGCGGGCTCAGCTCTAACAAAATCGTCTCCAACAAAAGATGATCCAGTGAAAAACAATTTAGCCCCAACTTTCAGTGGCTTTTCTCAAGGATCGATAGCAGATGATGTGCCAAATGCAAAGGAGGCTACCCAAGAGTCAGACGATATTCATAATTCGAGTGAGCCggaggaaaaaaacaaggACAGCTATTTTAAAGAAGTTTTCTAA
- the ARP9 gene encoding Arp9p (similar to Saccharomyces cerevisiae ARP9 (YMR033W); ancestral locus Anc_2.593): MAPFRLDSILLVYPRSQSTLVQFGLQDEVFTAPELELRTRVYKSVDPQGKAKYHSSAGDNREEVLFIENGSITNLEAFLEFLKLIYMSILSDASRKRPAAFETVLSNIPMLLVTHHTWSQFQMEKITQFLFEALQLNNVMLLPVSLASTYAMGSLQNCCVIDVGTNHTDIIPIIDYTPLDPLTSSIPFGGQLINETLSKLLPDFTPNQIECLKRSPIYEVLSDDAKKLSAFDFQDNAEADDGTLDVAAIVTSGRDTREILEERERKKKEQNASNSQLESNSFIDNDGNKLDVGKQRFQGCERLIEKISIRVGRALEQVDDVIKLRSAYENIIIVGGATSIQGFKEALLGRLINDQIIIEPDSERQAREQSALGTSNSKKKNKFMGSTFIPSIEYVQAPNVIKIAKYPEYFPEWKKHGYADIAFLGSQIVSKQIFTHSKDTFYITREKYDEKGPACIWDTMF, translated from the exons ATGGCGCCTTTTAGGTTAGACAGCATACTG CTCGTATATCCTCGATCACAGTCAACGCTAGTCCAATTTGGGTTGCAAGATGAAGTATTTACTGCACCTGAATTGGAGCTTCGCACGCGGGTTTACAAAAGTGTTGATCCTCAAGGAAAAGCTAAGTATCACTCCAGTGCCGGTGATAATAGGGAAGAGGTGCTTTTCATAGAAAATGGCTCAATCACAAATCTAGAAGcttttttggaatttctGAAACTCATATACATGTCAATTTTATCGGATGCCTCGAGAAAAAGACCTGCTGCCTTTGAAACGGTCCTATCAAATATTCCTATGCTTTTAGTGACCCACCATACGTGGTCacaatttcaaatggaaaaaattacACAATTCCTTTTCGAAGCTTTACAGCTGAACAATGTTATGCTATTACCGGTTTCGCTGGCGTCTACATACGCAATGGGATCATTACAAAACTGCTGTGTGATCGATGTTGGTACAAATCACACTGACATTATTCCCATTATTGACTACACTCCATTAGACCCGCTTACATCCTCAATTCCTTTTGGGGGACAGTTAATAAATGAGACGCTATCCAAACTTTTGCCAGATTTCACTCCGAATCAAATAGAGTGCCTAAAAAGATCGCCAATATACGAAGTACTAAGTGACgatgcaaaaaaattatctgCTTTTGACTTCCAAGATAATGCTGAAGCTGATGACGGAACTTTGGATGTTGCAGCAATAGTCACCAGTGGTCGTGATACTCGTGAAATTTTAGAGGAAAGGGAGCGCAAAAAGAAGGAACAGAATGCCTCAAATTCTCAACTAGAATCTAACTCTTTTATAGATAATGATGGTAACAAATTAGATGTCGGTAAGCAAAGATTTCAAGGTTGCGAAAGATTAATCGAAAAGATCTCAATTAGAGTGGGAAGAGCTTTAGAACAAGTGGATGATGTGATTAAACTAAGATCGGCGTACGAGAATATAATTATTGTAGGCGGAGCCACATCTATACAGGGATTTAAAGAGGCATTGCTGGGTAGATTGATTAATGATCAAATAATTATTGAACCAGATTCAGAGAGACAAGCCAGAGAACAAAGTGCTTTAGGCACTTCTAattccaaaaagaaaaataaatttatGGGGAGCACTTTCATTCCAAGTATTGAATACGTCCAGGCACCAAATGTTAtcaaaattgcaaaatatcCTGAGTATTTTCCTGAATGGAAGAAACACGGTTATGCGGATATCGCATTTTTAGGATCTCAAATAGTTTCGAAACAAATCTTCACACATTCGAAAGATACTTTCTACATTACCAGAGAAAAGTATGATGAAAAAGGACCCGCATGTATTTGGGATACAATGTTCTGA
- the RCH1 gene encoding Rch1p (similar to Saccharomyces cerevisiae YMR034C; ancestral locus Anc_2.594), with product MEMEKHEATWEKFWNSPVVNYLKGQWFFFCLAIFIVIARFAPNFAADDGLIRGQYSIGYGAVAWIFLQSGLSMKTTRLLANMGNWRAHSTIFFISFLITSSIVYGFCCAIKAANDTKIDDWVLIGLILTATCPTTVASNVIMTTNAGGNDLLCVCEVFLGNMLGAFITPALVQMYTKEGPFQFGNPAGNQGIAALYGRVMKQVGLSVFVPLFVGQLIQNFLSNITQTYLGFLKRYHLKIGSYMLLLIMFNSFSTAFKQDAFTSVSHVCIIFLCFFNFGIYILFTGICFLCARPFFIPLIFPTRPVKGESSAIYYYSYMVFRPFYYNKKDAVCIMFCGAAKTAALGVSLITSQYGDNKANLGKLLVPLVLYQSEQVITASLFVPLFKRWCRDEQESETDELPIIDIEKDLTSENVVARSSCGTSTGDSSTNSANVTPAESRTKHI from the coding sequence ATGGAAATGGAGAAGCATGAGGCTACGTgggaaaaattttggaacaGTCCGGTTGTAAATTATCTGAAGGGTCAgtggttttttttctgtttggCTATATTCATTGTAATAGCTAGGTTTGCACCAAATTTTGCCGCTGATGATGGCCTTATTAGGGGGCAATACAGTATTGGTTATGGTGCTGTTGCGTGGATTTTTCTGCAAAGTGGTCTTAGTATGAAAACTACTCGGCTGCTAGCTAACATGGGCAACTGGCGAGCACATTctaccatttttttcataagTTTCCTAATAACCTCTTCGATTGTCTATGGATTTTGTTGCGCTATCAAGGCTGCAAACGATACCAAGATTGACGATTGGGTTTTGATTGGACTCATTTTAACAGCGACATGCCCTACAACTGTTGCTTCGAATGTCATCATGACTACAAATGCTGGCGGTAACGATTTGTTATGCGTTTGTGAGGTGTTTTTGGGAAATATGCTAGGTGCATTCATTACCCCAGCTCTAGTACAAATGTACACCAAAGAGGGACCGtttcaatttggaaatCCCGCCGGTAATCAAGGTATTGCGGCGCTGTATGGTCGTGTAATGAAACAGGTTGGTCTATCGGTGTTTGTTCCTCTTTTTGTTGGTCAACTGATTCAGAACTTTCTGTCAAACATAACACAGACATATCTAGGTTTTTTGAAACGCTATCACCTTAAAATTGGTTCCTATATGCTGCTACTAATTATGTTCAACTCTTTTTCTACTGCATTCAAGCAAGATGCATTTACAAGTGTATCTCATGTTTGTatcattttcctttgctttttcaattttggtATTTATATTCTATTCACGGGAATTTGCTTCCTCTGTGCAAGGCCTTTCTTTATTCCACTGATATTCCCAACGAGACCGGTCAAGGGTGAATCATCGGCAATCTATTATTACTCATATATGGTTTTCAGACCCTTTTACTATAATAAAAAGGACGCCGTATGCATCATGTTCTGTGGAGCTGCAAAGACTGCTGCCTTAGGTGTATCTCTTATTACTTCACAGTACGGCGATAACAAGGCGAATTTGGGCAAATTGTTGGTTCCTTTGGTACTTTATCAAAGTGAGCAAGTTATAACAGCAAGCCTTTTCGTCCCTCTATTCAAGCGTTGGTGTCGGGACGAGCAAGAGAGTGAAACCGATGAGCTGCCAATAATTGATATAGAGAAAGATTTAACGTCGGAAAATGTCGTGGCAAGAAGTTCTTGCGGGACCTCAACAGGTGATTCATCTACAAACAGCGCGAATGTCACACCGGCAGAATCGAGGACCAAGCATATTTAA
- the CSE4 gene encoding centromeric DNA-binding histone H3-like protein CSE4 (similar to Saccharomyces cerevisiae CSE4 (YKL049C); ancestral locus Anc_2.592) has protein sequence MEFRQPGNIIVQSSSAVRTLSNVNRLSIEQQQINERAQSLLQRNRERRKLLVKQQGGSLYDGVREHPYMSSQADRYLPKEPLQLKHQEIVKRRRRRVNNIASKTHKKYTPSELALIEIRKYQRSTELLISKIPFARLVKEVTDQFTAEEQQLRWQSMAILALQEASEAYLVGLMEHTNLLALHAKRITIMRKDMQLARRIRGQFL, from the coding sequence ATGGAATTTAGACAGCCAGGAAATATTATTGTTCAAAGTAGTTCCGCCGTCAGGACGTTAAGCAATGTGAATAGGCTATCTATTGAACAACAACAGATTAATGAAAGGGCACAGTCGCTATTACAGCGTAACAGAGAGCGTCGAAAGCTGCTAGTAAAGCAGCAAGGAGGAAGTTTATACGATGGAGTACGAGAGCATCCTTATATGAGCTCTCAGGCGGATAGGTACTTGCCAAAAGAACCGTTACAGCTGAAGCACCAAGAGATTGTTAAGCggagaagaagaagagtaAACAATATAGCCAGTAAAACGCACAAAAAATATACCCCCAGTGAGTTGGCGCTCATCGAAATAAGAAAGTATCAGCGATCCACGGAATTGTTAATATCAAAGATTCCATTTGCAAGATTAGTCAAAGAGGTCACAGATCAGTTCACCGCGGAAGAACAGCAACTGCGTTGGCAATCTATGGCAATTCTCGCCTTACAAGAGGCTAGCGAAGCTTATTTGGTTGGACTTATGGAGCACACGAATTTATTAGCATTGCACGCCAAAAGGATAACAATAATGCGGAAGGACATGCAATTAGCAAGGAGGATCAGGGGCCagtttctttga
- the SFK1 gene encoding Sfk1p (similar to Saccharomyces cerevisiae SFK1 (YKL051W); ancestral locus Anc_2.589): MSRKPGNYFFLLPIIAFVPWYGMLIAMLACWAGQGHPIYWFMNPGQFPVYISDIGATNLNPLFISCAAWQGLFYVITVACEFYQRAGYWPFHARPRDEVPQDDTSFKSMKTQYSELLLSAKFLMPPWYSKDERNLIFASFVLGVIGELGLLFCSIFTTAKYHDVHMSMVVVFVVFMCLSIWCNIIEYFMMGRHYALLHPLAFTDNDRLTIDDIKWYQIKGHVWNKFIISALVKFVWLVLAIVWAICFGAIEDSSISACFEWLLAFWFGVYFTNLSVDFYLGGRYKKSRYFHQVESFAGYYKYENLVNSQQQHATEETVSIADSQTPLGGYMPN; this comes from the coding sequence ATGTCCCGTAAACCTGgtaattatttttttctcctgCCAATAATTGCTTTTGTACCATGGTATGGTATGTTAATAGCGATGCTGGCGTGTTGGGCAGGCCAGGGCCATCCCATATACTGGTTCATGAACCCGGGGCAATTTCCGGTGTACATATCCGACATTGGTGCAACTAATCTGAACCCATTATTCATCTCATGTGCAGCTTGGCAAGGGCTATTCTACGTTATTACTGTAGCGTGTGAGTTTTACCAGAGAGCAGGTTATTGGCCGTTCCATGCCCGCCCCAGGGATGAGGTCCCTCAGGATGATACTTCGTTCAAGTCGATGAAAACTCAATACAGTGAGTTGCTGCTGTctgcaaaatttctgatGCCACCTTGGTACAGCAAGGATGAAAGGAACCTCATATTTGCATCGTTTGTGCTGGGGGTAATCGGAGAACTAGGTCTATTATTTTGTTCGATCTTCACTACTGCCAAGTACCATGACGTTCATATGTCCATGGTCGTGGTTTTTGTTGTGTTCATGTGTTTATCCATCTGGTGCAACATTATAGAGTACTTCATGATGGGCAGGCATTATGCATTACTGCACCCATTAGCATTCACAGACAATGACCGCTTAACAATTGATGACATAAAGTGGTATCAGATCAAGGGTCACGTGTGGaataaattcatcatcagtGCTCTGGTCAAGTTCGTATGGTTAGTTTTAGCCATTGTGTGGGCAATTTGTTTTGGTGCCATCGAGGACAGCTCTATCAGTGCATGTTTTGAATGGTTGTTGGCATTCTGGTTTGGTGTTTATTTCACCAACCTTTCTGTTGATTTCTACTTGGGCGGAAGGTATAAAAAATCCCGTTACTTCCACCAGGTTGAATCATTTGCTGGCTATTACAAGTATGAAAACTTAGTCAACTCTCAACAGCAGCATGCCACGGAGGAAACGGTAAGCATCGCAGATTCCCAAACGCCCTTGGGTGGATACATGCCAAATTAA
- the HOF1 gene encoding formin-binding protein HOF1 (similar to Saccharomyces cerevisiae HOF1 (YMR032W); ancestral locus Anc_2.591), producing MSYNFEQCFWDPFDDGVNVLLEHISSGIKSCDTMVHFFKQRSELEKDYARRLGAISNKLNKDIEEKPEFGSLYKTYNTILNHEKSRAQAHSKQSEVINRQVYSDIKLFAQNLQAKYVTISSKIEKLRLDKYNKKKGCEELSKRLEEAQTFARDLQLNQNNIIGSRKIEQNRKELAKWESNSQEFALQLDVLKQESRAAQKFWFKEWGNVTHELQEMESARISFLQSKIQQYAEATTETSLLEQARMDTLTNQLATFTAADDIRDFSNNFGTGRLREKTQPNASSSVTGNIKERNISSQSHKRDSYVENIRKLSAQLQRQGQKSYSRSVHDKNSNGYAYQEQENNFEHRSQLQPRPEPEPESLLDSSYKATRREIRVIESPRSERTSPDEVTRYSPPELRVESPKEHKNAYSSSSASSSQPTDFTHIKNRTSFDSMATSVSSMASSIDDSRRFAKSWNSSNRKRKSLSSIQRQQYEEQQQQRHLSPSPNSTEHTSRVDENTKMRDSSASTTIVSRPNGEDYHIRRKSMILKDSKSPIEDALYEMERIRSIGSGDIFASSENAVGRVRDNGVTVTLPLVTSDGETVIKYAKAIYPLANNDAPEVAHFQKGDYLLITSIVNEDWFRGEVYENNGIDRNHAIGLIPFNFIKVLS from the coding sequence ATGAGCtacaattttgaacaatgCTTTTGGGATCCCTTTGACGATGGGGTAAATGTTTTACTAGAACACATATCCTCAGGAATCAAATCCTGTGACACCATGgtccatttcttcaaacagAGAAGCGAACTAGAAAAAGATTATGCGAGACGACTTGGTGCAATCAGCAACAAATTGAATAAGGACATTGAGGAAAAGCCAGAGTTCGGTAGCCTCTACAAAACCTACAATACAATCCTCAACCACGAGAAATCAAGAGCTCAAGCACATTCGAAGCAGAGCGAAGTAATAAATAGACAGGTTTATTCCGATATTAAGCTATTCGCACAGAATTTACAAGCAAAATACGTTACAATAAGCAGTAAAATCGAGAAACTCAGGCTGGATAaatacaataaaaaaaagggCTGCGAGGAATTGAGCAAAAGACTTGAGGAAGCGCAAACTTTTGCTCGTGATTTGCAGCTGAATCAGAATAACATTATTGGTTCAAGAAAGATCGAACAAAACAGAAAGGAGCTGGCTAAATGGGAAAGTAACAGCCAGGAGTTTGCATTACAATTAGATGTTTTGAAACAGGAGTCTAGGGCGgcacaaaaattttggtttaAAGAGTGGGGAAATGTGACTCATGAATTACAAGAGATGGAAAGTGCAAGAATTTCTTTCTTACAGTCTAAGATCCAACAATACGCAGAAGCAACCACTGAAACAAGTCTTTTGGAACAAGCTAGAATGGATACACTTACGAATCAACTAGCTACTTTCACTGCAGCAGACGATATTAgggatttttcaaataattttgGTACTGGCAGATTGAGAGAAAAAACTCAACCCAATGCAAGCAGCTCGGTAACAGGAAACATCAAAGAAAGGAATATCAGTTCTCAATCACATAAACGAGACTCTTATGTAGAGAACATTCGGAAACTTTCCGCCCAGTTACAAAGACAAGGACAAAAGTCTTACAGTAGGTCAGTGCACGATAAAAATTCCAATGGGTATGCATATCAGGAACAGGAAAATAATTTTGAGCATCGATCTCAGTTACAACCTAGGCCAGAGCCAGAGCCTGAGTCTCTGCTAGACTCTTCATATAAGGCCACAAGAAGAGAGATTCGAGTAATTGAGTCTCCTAGATCCGAAAGAACTTCACCTGATGAAGTTACCAGATATTCACCACCAGAATTGAGAGTGGAAAGTCCGAAGGAGCATAAGAATGCATACTCCTCCTCTTCGGCAAGCTCCTCACAACCAACTGATTTCACTCACATTAAAAATCGTACAAGCTTTGATTCCATGGCAACATCAGTCAGTTCAATGGCCAGTAGCATAGATGATTCACGGAGATTCGCTAAATCTTGGAACTCTTCTAatagaaagagaaagtCATTGAGCAGTATTCAGAGACAGCAGTATGAAgaacaacagcaacaacgACATTTATCTCCTTCACCAAATTCCACCGAACACACATCTAGAGTCGATGAAAACACAAAGATGAGAGATAGTAGTGCCAGCACTACTATTGTTAGTCGTCCGAATGGTGAAGATTATCATATTCGTCGAAAGTCTATGATTCTGAAGGATTCCAAGAGTCCGATAGAAGACGCTTTATATGAGATGGAAAGAATTAGAAGTATAGGGAGCGGTGATATTTTTGCATCATCAGAGAATGCAGTTGGACGAGTTAGAGATAATGGCGTGACTGTCACATTGCCCCTTGTAACAAGTGACGGTGAAACGGTTATCAAGTATGCCAAAGCAATATATCCATTAGCAAACAATGATGCCCCAGAAGTTGCTCATTTTCAGAAGGGAGATTATCTGCTGATTACATCTATAGTGAATGAAGACTGGTTTAGAGGTGAAGTTTATGAAAACAACGGTATAGACCGAAATCACGCGATTGGTCTAATCcccttcaattttatcaaagtATTGAGCTGA
- the ASK1 gene encoding Ask1p (similar to Saccharomyces cerevisiae ASK1 (YKL052C); ancestral locus Anc_2.588) yields the protein MRPSGMDQPEEIIEKLDQEITLQLQQIDSNLSYCFNTITKNIIPKVTRYGAICDDIMDSGNWLGTMFQQTAAVDLKLNNPLVVEEQLDASGTGASKGAQPESLFPTAGGRKLVDSSGELAIPPSNASMSEDDFHTANVTTTTTGRILRLPSDSSEEENDDDSKRVAREADGSTLQRQRRKRKVSLLLQREYGSSSSMGLSPVHVNSNKLRNPDEEDDSLGSSPMKVHQDTQDESTKEVPVPGTVIHFATASGSGAGAASNL from the coding sequence ATGAGGCCATCAGGTATGGATCAACCGGAGGAAATAATTGAGAAGCTCGATCAAGAGATTACTCTACAGCTGCAGCAGATAGACTCCAATTTAAGCTATTGCTTCAACACGATAACGAAGAATATTATCCCCAAGGTGACGCGTTACGGTGCGATATGTGACGATATAATGGACAGCGGGAACTGGTTAGGCACGATGTTCCAGCAGACGGCTGCTGTCGATTTGAAGCTGAACAATCCGTTGGTGGTCGAGGAGCAGCTAGATGCGAGCGGCACTGGAGCGAGCAAGGGTGCGCAGCCAGAGAGTCTTTTCCCCACCGCGGGCGGCCGCAAACTGGTCGATTCGTCGGGTGAGTTGGCTATACCTCCATCCAACGCGTCCATGAGTGAGGATGACTTTCACACTGCAAATGTGACCACGACCACGACAGGTCGGATACTACGGTTGCCTTCCGATTCTAGCGAGGAAGAGAATGACGACGACAGTAAAAGAGTGGCCAGAGAGGCCGATGGAAGCACGCTGCAAAGGCAAAGGCGCAAGCGGAAAGTCTCGCTGCTGCTGCAGAGAGAATATGGATCAAGTTCTAGCATGGGGCTGTCGCCTGTGCATGTAAACTCCAATAAGCTGCGGAACCCGGACGAGGAAGACGATTCGTTGGGCAGCTCACCAATGAAAGTGCACCAAGATACCCAAGACGAGAGTACCAAGGAAGTCCCTGTCCCAGGAACGGTTATACATTTCGCCACAGCATCGGGATCAGGTGCAGGTGCAGCGTCTAACCTCTAG
- the IMP2 gene encoding endopeptidase catalytic subunit (similar to Saccharomyces cerevisiae IMP2 (YMR035W); ancestral locus Anc_2.595), producing MFTRHFQGHGWRWSLVALSWLPVVVTFNENVCHIAKIEGSSMRPTLNPNECSSSSDWVLLWKFNIRNAYNLNRDDVILFKCPTDPTKTYCKRIKGIQYDSIKTRYPYPREIVNIPRSHLWVEGDNVFHSVDSNDFGPISAGLAIGKVIKVIWPPSRWGTDVKSTTGRQQLITNQAD from the coding sequence ATGTTTACAAGGCATTTTCAGGGTCACGGGTGGAGATGGTCGCTTGTTGCACTGTCGTGGCTTCCTGTTGTGGTCACTTTTAATGAAAATGTATGCCACATTGCAAAGATCGAAGGGTCATCCATGAGACCGACTTTAAACCCCAATGAATGCAGTTCGTCTAGTGACTGGGTACTCCTATGGAAATTCAACATCAGAAACGCGTACAATTTGAATCGAGATGATGTTATCCTCTTTAAATGCCCGACAGATCCAACAAAAACATattgcaaaagaatcaaaggTATTCAATATGACTCGATCAAGACAAGGTACCCTTACCCTCGAGAAATAGTTAATATTCCTAGGAGCCACCTATGGGTGGAAGGAGATAATGTCTTCCATTCTGTTGATAGTAATGATTTTGGTCCAATTTCCGCCGGTTTGGCGATAGGTAAAGTCATAAAAGTTATATGGCCACCTTCACGTTGGGGGACTGATGTTAAATCGACTACCGGAAGACAGCAGCTAATTACAAATCAGGCAGACTAA